From the genome of Candidatus Electrothrix communis, one region includes:
- a CDS encoding NADH-quinone oxidoreductase subunit H — protein MDSVLSFCCALLIAPLFPAVIQKVKAWFGGKQGPPLLINYYTLLKLLQKGSVYSTSTSFVFRLGPIISAATGLMLLLFFPFAGATPLFSFHGDVIILFYLMGLGRFFTILAALDTASPFEGMGAAREAFFSSLAEPTVFTILFLFFKISGSLSFAGFFSSPTPVALTGGYGAAVLLAAAALYIVMLTENSRVPVDDPATHLELTMIHEVMILDHSGPDLALIETGAWCKLLFYTSFLASIIWFPRFDSCLVNAVLFYGVVALIAVSIGVVESITARYKMNLVPKFIMNAFALVFFVIILTMEFAQ, from the coding sequence ATGGATTCTGTACTCTCATTCTGTTGCGCCCTGCTGATCGCGCCCCTGTTCCCGGCAGTGATCCAGAAGGTCAAGGCCTGGTTCGGCGGCAAACAGGGGCCGCCCCTGCTGATCAATTATTACACCCTGTTGAAGCTGCTGCAAAAGGGTTCTGTTTACAGCACCAGCACCAGCTTTGTCTTTCGACTCGGGCCGATCATCAGCGCGGCAACCGGGTTGATGCTGCTGCTCTTTTTTCCTTTTGCCGGAGCAACCCCCCTCTTTTCTTTTCACGGCGATGTCATCATCTTGTTTTACCTGATGGGGCTCGGTCGCTTCTTTACCATTCTCGCCGCCCTGGACACAGCCTCGCCTTTTGAGGGTATGGGCGCGGCCCGTGAGGCTTTTTTCTCCAGCCTTGCTGAACCCACGGTCTTCACCATCCTCTTTCTCTTTTTTAAGATCAGCGGCAGCCTCAGTTTTGCCGGTTTCTTTTCCAGCCCAACACCGGTTGCTCTGACAGGAGGCTACGGAGCAGCTGTTCTGCTTGCTGCTGCGGCCCTATACATTGTTATGCTGACTGAAAACTCCAGGGTACCGGTGGATGACCCGGCCACCCATCTGGAGCTGACCATGATCCATGAAGTCATGATTCTTGACCACAGCGGTCCGGATCTGGCCCTGATTGAGACCGGAGCCTGGTGCAAGCTTCTTTTCTACACCTCCTTTCTCGCCTCCATCATCTGGTTTCCCCGGTTCGACAGTTGCCTAGTCAATGCCGTCCTGTTTTATGGTGTTGTTGCGCTTATCGCTGTTTCCATCGGGGTTGTCGAATCCATCACAGCCAGATACAAAATGAACCTGGTGCCAAAATTCATTATGAATGCCTTTGCACTGGTGTTCTTTGTCATTATCCTCACTATGGAGTTTGCCCAATGA
- a CDS encoding proton-conducting transporter membrane subunit gives MDTIFVSIFIILAGGTAALFLSRRFILMQRVVIGTTALGCAAGLCYALTRLFGNTAVATATWAWLHIFELSFTVDSVSLFFLIPVFLIPPLVLVYSLDYLTEGKKNLRIAINYFLTTLLVVSMVMVVTAANMITFALAWEIMSIASFFLVIFDYQDKEKRKAGYLYLIFVQGGAMFLFAAFAIIYQHTGSFDFAAVSTMPDNQKLLVFILALIAFGSKAGLFPLHIWMSGSYSSAPGHLPALMSGVMSKMGIYGILRIYLLLDQPSPIFANIVLICGILTGLTGVVYALVRQNIKKLLAYSSMENIGIILIGLGIGMLGAGENNQAMAFFGFAGALLHVFNHSVFKSLLFMGAAAVEQQTGTNSIENLGGLLKKMPITGKTFLVGSTAISGLPPFAGFVSEFLIYYGAFQGVDTHRLSFILAIFAIISLALIGGLAAAVFTKVAGLAFLGAARTDKVEQAQEVGFSMKLVMILLAGACLFIGLVPAPFIRTAFAGIRDITFIAGYDSQAFLATATQLSQTTLLFVCIVLLVALLRQFLYLNKRIRQAGTWGCGFTKPTVRIQYTGASYADEMVGFFSWLTPVTRLYSGITRIFPRRATWHMQSEDVALMNYERVLVRPLYNLVYKLRWIQHGNIQLYIAYIIAAMIVLLVFVL, from the coding sequence ATGGACACGATATTTGTGTCGATTTTTATCATACTGGCAGGAGGGACAGCCGCGCTTTTCCTCTCCCGCCGGTTTATCCTGATGCAGCGTGTCGTCATCGGGACCACAGCACTGGGCTGTGCCGCCGGTTTATGTTACGCGCTCACCCGCCTTTTCGGCAACACAGCGGTTGCAACGGCGACATGGGCTTGGCTGCATATTTTTGAGCTCTCCTTTACAGTGGACAGTGTCTCCCTGTTTTTCCTGATTCCGGTCTTCCTTATTCCGCCGCTGGTCCTGGTCTACAGCCTGGACTATCTGACAGAGGGAAAGAAAAACCTGCGCATTGCCATTAATTATTTCCTCACCACCCTGTTGGTGGTTTCAATGGTCATGGTGGTTACTGCCGCAAACATGATTACCTTTGCCTTGGCCTGGGAAATCATGTCCATTGCCTCCTTCTTTCTGGTGATTTTCGATTATCAGGATAAGGAGAAACGAAAGGCTGGCTACCTGTACCTGATTTTTGTGCAGGGCGGAGCCATGTTCCTCTTTGCTGCATTCGCAATCATCTACCAGCACACGGGCAGCTTTGATTTTGCCGCTGTATCCACCATGCCGGATAACCAAAAACTGCTGGTCTTTATTCTCGCCCTGATCGCCTTTGGATCCAAAGCCGGGCTTTTTCCGCTCCACATCTGGATGTCAGGCAGCTATTCCTCCGCACCAGGGCATCTGCCAGCTCTCATGTCCGGGGTCATGTCCAAAATGGGCATCTACGGCATTCTGCGCATCTATCTCTTGCTTGATCAACCATCGCCGATATTTGCCAATATCGTCCTGATCTGCGGAATACTCACCGGCCTTACCGGAGTTGTTTACGCGTTGGTCCGCCAGAATATCAAAAAACTGCTGGCCTACAGCTCAATGGAAAACATCGGCATCATCCTCATCGGTCTGGGCATAGGTATGCTCGGCGCTGGCGAAAATAATCAGGCTATGGCGTTCTTCGGCTTTGCCGGAGCCCTGCTCCATGTGTTCAACCATTCCGTGTTCAAATCGCTGCTCTTTATGGGAGCGGCTGCTGTCGAGCAACAAACAGGTACCAACAGCATAGAAAATTTAGGCGGATTATTGAAAAAAATGCCCATCACCGGAAAAACCTTTCTGGTCGGCTCAACGGCTATTTCCGGTCTGCCTCCCTTTGCTGGCTTTGTCAGTGAGTTTCTGATTTATTACGGCGCATTTCAAGGTGTCGACACCCATCGCCTTTCTTTTATCCTGGCGATTTTCGCCATCATCTCCCTGGCCCTCATCGGTGGTCTGGCAGCTGCCGTGTTCACTAAAGTGGCTGGTCTGGCCTTTCTCGGCGCAGCCCGCACCGACAAGGTGGAACAGGCTCAAGAGGTCGGCTTTTCCATGAAGCTGGTAATGATTCTGCTGGCCGGGGCCTGTCTTTTTATCGGCTTAGTACCTGCGCCCTTTATCCGAACCGCCTTTGCCGGTATTCGAGATATTACCTTTATTGCCGGTTATGACAGTCAGGCTTTTCTCGCAACAGCCACCCAACTTTCACAAACCACCCTGCTCTTTGTTTGCATAGTCCTGCTTGTAGCCCTGCTGCGCCAGTTCCTGTACTTGAACAAACGTATCAGGCAGGCCGGGACCTGGGGCTGCGGTTTCACCAAACCCACCGTTCGTATTCAGTACACCGGGGCCTCCTATGCTGATGAGATGGTCGGTTTCTTCAGCTGGCTGACTCCTGTCACCCGGCTCTATTCCGGTATCACCCGAATTTTTCCGCGCAGAGCAACCTGGCATATGCAATCTGAGGATGTCGCGTTGATGAATTATGAACGGGTACTCGTCAGGCCGCTGTACAATCTGGTCTATAAATTACGCTGGATTCAACACGGAAACATTCAGCTCTATATCGCCTACATTATCGCGGCGATGATTGTCCTGCTGGTGTTTGTTCTCTGA
- a CDS encoding hydrogenase, whose translation MIQLTNILLGLTLLSVLLSLGSNRLVSLVKIITFQGIIVSLIPFTLLFQEHHGEIGAGNILIFQAMIIIKGILIPWFLFTALKKVKMRREIEPIIGYQASIFAGLFFILLSAYIADSFHIELHDKEVLLLITAMTTLAAGLFLLMSRKKAITQVIGYLIMENGIYLMGSALAKQTHTQYVVEFGVLLDILVAIMIMGIVLHNINSTYDGMDTGKLDSLHDLDKDRSLFHRFKG comes from the coding sequence ATGATACAGCTGACCAATATCCTTCTTGGCCTGACGCTGCTGTCCGTGCTGCTATCTCTTGGGTCTAACCGACTTGTTTCGTTGGTGAAAATCATAACCTTTCAGGGAATCATTGTTTCTCTGATCCCTTTTACCCTGCTCTTTCAGGAACATCACGGTGAGATAGGAGCAGGCAATATCTTGATTTTTCAGGCTATGATCATTATCAAGGGAATTCTGATCCCCTGGTTCCTGTTTACGGCCTTAAAAAAGGTGAAGATGCGGCGGGAAATTGAGCCGATCATCGGCTATCAGGCTTCTATCTTTGCCGGACTCTTTTTCATTCTGCTGTCCGCCTATATTGCCGACAGTTTCCATATTGAGCTGCACGATAAAGAGGTTTTGCTCCTGATTACAGCTATGACCACCTTAGCAGCAGGGCTTTTTCTCCTGATGAGTCGAAAAAAAGCCATCACCCAGGTCATCGGCTATTTAATAATGGAAAACGGTATTTATTTGATGGGTAGCGCCCTTGCTAAACAAACCCACACCCAATATGTGGTTGAGTTCGGGGTACTGCTGGACATCCTGGTCGCTATCATGATTATGGGCATTGTCCTCCATAACATCAACTCCACCTATGACGGGATGGATACCGGCAAACTGGACAGCCTCCATGATCTTGACAAGGACCGTTCTCTTTTTCACCGTTTCAAAGGCTGA